From Brassica oleracea var. oleracea cultivar TO1000 chromosome C3, BOL, whole genome shotgun sequence, a single genomic window includes:
- the LOC106334793 gene encoding uncharacterized protein LOC106334793 isoform X2, producing MEKSHRSSKFSSSMAQNQLIDSLTSHIALYHSNSSSSSSIPNNPRSAILRWFSSLSVHQRLSHLTFVDPKFVKILLQMLGYIRTKGHGSFIILPDLPSLDLPSLCFKKSRGLISRVALSNASERSLFDSTRLFGSKQGEDCSCSLDSVVMAEELLTNVDHFVETMDALSNGSFLRGEDTDLGSSDWVELEWLKAKGYYTMEAFIANRLEVSLRLAWLNTSNGKKRGMKLKEKLNAAAAAANAYWRTKACADWWQNLEAATHKKIWTCLLGKSAKSVMYEILREANQASQEEMWLFSFGARECPSDILLEHTSLSRRPNAIATNLSALYVLQEFASLLVLCQNGLLSVQSVFFSSLASLPTLVDCILRKLRGFLMVISVDSVKRELLEEYTPKCSKSSSSKQSSGSTKRKHKGKSGNMKKPTPEAKSDRNINLSAKKDQAKLESHKNKDAVECKKAPTSSTMINCSKASAANMEAVPGLVADKGRAKKKRRDKNKNKNKKCTSLENTREVNESVLNSSAIEKAPECESNCTSANQLPQEHIDAKSIGVSCDRNGSREGASGNDAVKCENSGEEELNGKAGTCVISSVLTSTDSAGTSSCDNVNSQKSCCAGERKDILSSSNGRSRTLEEGESQRIHHQRREAAGYGIASSSSEFVSYEWPAIAPMYFPHLNSHLPTATDRLHLDVGHNLHAYVRQPFVSTVHHARNLSIEGTHKQVLPRPMPMSLDWPPMVHSNCGLTTAFACNYDSGILVDIPEQKNKPEPGNECENNWMLEEDFEMHTVSGVDYNQYFGGGVMYWNPSEHLGTGFSRPPSLSSDDSSWAWHEAEMKRSVDDMVAFSSSYSANGLASPNSASFCSPFDPLGPANQPLGYVVPGNEISTKVLQAPPTTSEAPAGEEEVSGTLTSLSGDVEGNSGDSFPYPILRPIIIPNMSKSEYKRSYDTKSPNVPPTRREHPRIKRPPSPVVLCVPRAPRPPPPSPVSNSRARRGFPTVRSGSSSPRHWGMRGWFHDGVNWEEPCGAEVVLPWRNKSLAVRPIIQPLPGALLQDHLIAMSQLGRDQEHPDVAFPLQPPELLNCPTQGESQSLIHGLLNDEIDSFCKQVAAENMSRKPYINWAIKRVTRSLQVLWPRSRTNIFGSSATGLALPSSDVDLVVCLPPVRNLEPIKEAGILEGRNGIKETCLQHAARARYLANQEWVKTDSLKAVENTAIPIIMLVVEVPCDLVCSIQSPKDGPDCITVDQDSNSNTDMVGFEDSAAANSLPTKAGNLANVKCVRLDISFKTPSHTGLQTTQLVKDLTEQFPAATPLALVLKQFLADRTLDQSYSGGLSSYCLVLLITRFLQHEHHLGRSINQNIGRLLMDFLYFFGNVFDPRQMRVSVQGSGIYRNRERGHSIDPIHIDDPLFPTNNVGRNCFRIHQCIKAFSEAYSVLENELTCITSSSDSCEKQLYKLLPKIIPSIISA from the exons ATGGAAAAAAGCCATCGCTCTTCCAAATTCTCGTCTTCCATGGCTCAGAATCAACTTATCGATTCCCTCACATCTCACATCGCCCTCTACCACTCCAATTCTTCTTCCTCCTCCTCGATACCTAATAATCCTAGGTCAGCGATCCTCCGATGGTTCTCTTCTCTGAGCGTCCACCAGCGCCTCTCTCACCTCACCTTCGTGGATCCCAAGTTCGTCAAAATTCTGCTCCAGATGCTCGGCTATATCCGCACCAAGGGCCATGGCTCTTTCATCATCCTCCCAGACCTCCCTTCCCTCGATCTTCCCAGTCTCTGCTTCAAGAAGTCTCGTGGATTGATCTCCCGCGTTGCCCTATCCAACGCCTCCGAGCGTTCCCTTTTCGACTCCACCCGTCTCTTCGGTTCGAAACAAGGGGAAGATTGCTCTTGCTCCCTCGACTCCGTCGTCATGGCCGAGGAGCTTCTTACGAACGTGGATCACTTCGTGGAGACTATGGACGCTCTATCCAATGGCTCCTTCTTGAGAGGGGAAGATACTGATCTCGGCTCCTCGGATTGGGTTGAGCTGGAGTGGCTCAAAGCCAAAGGCTATTATACCATGGAAGCCTTCATCGCTAATAGGTTAGAGGTAAGCTTGAGATTAGCTTGGTTGAACACCTCCAATGGGAAGAAAAGAGGAATGAAACTCAAAGAGAAATTGAACGCTGCTGCTGCGGCTGCTAATGCATACTGGAGGACCAAAGCATGTGCTGACTGGTGGCAGAATCTGGAGGCCGCCACACACAAGAAAATCTGGACCTGCTTGCTCGGCAAGTCGGCAAAATCTGTG ATGTATGAGATTCTTAGAGAAGCAAATCAAGCATCCCAGGAAGAAATGTGGCTCTTCAGTTTTGGTGCAAGGGAATGCCCTTCTGACATACTTTTGGAACATACCTCTCTATCAAGGAGACCTAATGCCATTGCCACTAATCTAAGTGCCTTATACGTGCTTCAAGAATTTGCTTCATTACTCGTCTTATGTCAAAATGGCTTACTTTCAGTACAAAGTGTATTCTTCAGCTCATTGGCTTCTCTCCCAACCTTGGTTGATTGTATATTAAGAAAACTGCGGGGTTTTCTTATGGTAATCTCGGTTGATTCTGTTAAACGTGAGCTTCTTGAAGAATATACTCCAAAGTGTTCCAAAAGTTCGTCTTCCAAGCAGAGTTCTGGTTCAACCAAACGTAAACACAAAGGAAAGTCCGGGAATATGAAAAAGCCAACCCCTGAGGCTAAATCGGATAGAAACATAAATTTGTCCGCCAAG AAAGATCAAGCTAAGTTGGAATCTCACAAAAACAAAGATGCGGTAGAATGCAAGAAAGCTCCTACATCATCAACAATGATCAATTGTTCTAAGGCCTCTGCAGCAAATATG GAAGCTGTCCCAGGATTGGTTGCCGACAAAGGAAGAGCTAAAAAGAAAAGGAGAGACAAGAATAAGAATAAGAATAAAAAGTGTACAAGTTTGGAAAACACCAGGGAAGTGAATGAGTCCGTATTGAATAGTTCAGCCATCGAAAAAGCTCCCGAATGTGAATCAAATTGTACTTCTGCCAATCAGCTTCCTCAGGAGCATATAGATGCTAAGAGTATTGGAGTTAGCTGTGATAGGAATGGTTCAAGGGAAGGTGCATCTGGGAATGATGCAGTTAAATGTGAGAATTCTGGAGAGGAAGAATTGAACGGAAAAGCTGGAACGTGTGTGATTTCATCAGTTTTGACTTCTACAGATTCTGCCGGTACTTCAAGCTGTGATAACGTGAACTCTCAAAAGTCTTGCTGTGCAGGTGAACGTAAAGACATATTGTCATCGTCTAATGGACGATCCAGAACTCTGGAGGAAGGGGAATCCCAGCGGATCCACCATCAGAGAAGAGAAGCAGCAGGCTATGGTATTGCCTCCAGCAGTTCAGAATTTGTTTCTTATGAGTGGCCTGCTATAGCACCCATGTACTTTCCACATCTTAATTCTCACCTTCCAACTGCCACTGATAGACTGCACCTTGATGTTGGTCACAATTTGCATGCATATGTACGCCAACCTTTCGTGTCAACTGTTCATCATGCTAGGAATCTTTCTATTGAAGGTACCCACAAACAAGTTCTTCCTCGACCCATGCCCATGAGTCTAGATTGGCCTCCCATGGTTCATAGCAATTGCGGCTTGACAACAGCATTCGCTTGCAATTATGATTCTGGAATTCTTGTGGACATTCCTGAACAGAAAAATAAGCCCGAGCCAGGGAATGAATGCGAGAATAATTGGATGTTGGAGGAAGATTTTGAGATGCACACTGTTTCTGGAGTAGACTATAATCAATATTTCGGTGGTGGAGTGATGTATTGGAATCCTTCTGAACATCTAGGGACTGGCTTTTCTCGCCCTCCGTCCCTTAGTTCTGATGATAGCTCTTGGGCTTGGCATGAAGCTGAGATGAAGAGGTCGGTTGATGACATGGTTGCGTTTTCGTCTTCTTACAGCGCAAATGGACTAGCTTCTCCAAATTCGGCATCCTTCTGTTCCCCTTTTGATCCCTTAGGCCCGGCAAACCAGCCTCTTGGTTATGTTGTGCCAGGTAATGAGATATCTACTAAAGTACTGCAAGCTCCCCCAACAACAAGTGAAGCTCCTGCAGGTGAAGAGGAGGTCTCTGGAACTTTGACTAGTTTATCTGGGGATGTTGAAGGAAATTCTGGAGACTCTTTTCCTTATCCGATTTTGCGGCCTATCATCATCCCAAATATGTCGAAATCTGAATACAAGCGTAGTTATGATACCAAAAGCCCAAATGTTCCACCTACAAGGCGCGAGCATCCTCGTATAAAGCGACCACCATCACCTGTAGTACTATGTGTTCCACGTGCTCCTCGTCCACCACCACCTTCACCTGTGAGCAACTCCAGAGCACGGCGAGGTTTCCCAACTGTGAGGTCTGGAAGTTCAAGCCCAAGACATTGGGGAATGAGAGGCTGGTTTCATGACGGTGTAAACTGGGAAGAACCTTGTGGAGCGGAGGTTGTTTTACCCTGGAGGAACAAAAGCCTTGCAGTCAGGCCAATCATTCAACCTCTACCTGGGGCCCTCCTTCAAGATCACTTAATTGCAATGTCGCAACTAGGCCGAGACCAAGAGCAT CCTGATGTGGCCTTCCCTTTGCAACCACCCGAGTTATTGAACTGTCCAACGCAAGGGGAATCTCAATCATTGATACACGGTCTTCTGAATGACGAGATAGATTCTTTCTGCAAGCAG GTTGCTGCAGAGAATATGTCCCGCAAACCTTATATCAATTGGGCAATCAAGCGGGTTACCAGATCTCTCCAAGTTCTGTGGCCCAGGTCTAGGACGAACATATTTGGCTCATCTGCAACTGGTTTGGCCCTCCCTTCGAGTGATGTGGACCTTGTGGTTTGTCTTCCTCCAGTGAGAAACTTA GAACCTATCAAAGAGGCAGGAATTTTGGAGGGTCGCAATGGTATAAAGGAGACATGCCTTCAG CATGCAGCCAGAGCCAGGTATCTCGCTAATCAAGAGTGGGTAAAAACTGACTCCCTGAAGGCGGTTGAAAATACAGCT ATACCAATTATCATGCTTGTTGTGGAAGTCCCTTGTGATCTGGTATGCAGTATACAGTCACCAAAAGATGGCCCAGACTGTATCACCGTTGACCAAGACAGCAATAGTAACACTGATATGGTTGGATTTGAAGACTCTGCAGCAGCAAACTCTTTACCGACAAAGGCTGGAAACTTGGCAAATGTAAAATGTGTCCGTCTTGACATCAGTTTCAAAACGCCATCGCATACGGGTCTTCAAACCACACAATTG GTGAAAGATCTGACAGAGCAATTTCCAGCTGCCACACCACTTGCTTTG GTGTTAAAGCAGTTTTTGGCTGATCGTACCCTGGATCAATCATACTCCGGTGGATTGAGCTCTTATTGCCTG GTCTTACTGATTACACGTTTTCTTCAGCATGAGCATCATCTGGGGCGCTCTATCAACCAA AACATTGGGCGGCTTCTAATGGATTTTCTTTACTTTTTTGG TAATGTTTTTGATCCTCGGCAGATGCGTGTCTCAGTGCAAGGAAGTGGTATCTATAGGAATCGGGAGAGGGGTCATAG TATTGATCCGATACACATCGATGACCCTCTTTTTCCAACAAATAATGTCGGGAGAAATTGCTTCCGTATACATCAATGTATTAAG GCATTTTCTGAAGCGTACTCTGTTTTGGAGAATGAGCTCACATGCATTACTAGTTCTAGTGATTCGTGCGAAAAACAGCTATATAAGTTACTTCCAAAAATCATCCCAAGTATCATTTCAGCATAG
- the LOC106334793 gene encoding uncharacterized protein LOC106334793 isoform X1: protein MEKSHRSSKFSSSMAQNQLIDSLTSHIALYHSNSSSSSSIPNNPRSAILRWFSSLSVHQRLSHLTFVDPKFVKILLQMLGYIRTKGHGSFIILPDLPSLDLPSLCFKKSRGLISRVALSNASERSLFDSTRLFGSKQGEDCSCSLDSVVMAEELLTNVDHFVETMDALSNGSFLRGEDTDLGSSDWVELEWLKAKGYYTMEAFIANRLEVSLRLAWLNTSNGKKRGMKLKEKLNAAAAAANAYWRTKACADWWQNLEAATHKKIWTCLLGKSAKSVMYEILREANQASQEEMWLFSFGARECPSDILLEHTSLSRRPNAIATNLSALYVLQEFASLLVLCQNGLLSVQSVFFSSLASLPTLVDCILRKLRGFLMVISVDSVKRELLEEYTPKCSKSSSSKQSSGSTKRKHKGKSGNMKKPTPEAKSDRNINLSAKKDQAKLESHKNKDAVECKKAPTSSTMINCSKASAANMEAVPGLVADKGRAKKKRRDKNKNKNKKCTSLENTREVNESVLNSSAIEKAPECESNCTSANQLPQEHIDAKSIGVSCDRNGSREGASGNDAVKCENSGEEELNGKAGTCVISSVLTSTDSAGTSSCDNVNSQKSCCAGERKDILSSSNGRSRTLEEGESQRIHHQRREAAGYGIASSSSEFVSYEWPAIAPMYFPHLNSHLPTATDRLHLDVGHNLHAYVRQPFVSTVHHARNLSIEGTHKQVLPRPMPMSLDWPPMVHSNCGLTTAFACNYDSGILVDIPEQKNKPEPGNECENNWMLEEDFEMHTVSGVDYNQYFGGGVMYWNPSEHLGTGFSRPPSLSSDDSSWAWHEAEMKRSVDDMVAFSSSYSANGLASPNSASFCSPFDPLGPANQPLGYVVPGNEISTKVLQAPPTTSEAPAGEEEVSGTLTSLSGDVEGNSGDSFPYPILRPIIIPNMSKSEYKRSYDTKSPNVPPTRREHPRIKRPPSPVVLCVPRAPRPPPPSPVSNSRARRGFPTVRSGSSSPRHWGMRGWFHDGVNWEEPCGAEVVLPWRNKSLAVRPIIQPLPGALLQDHLIAMSQLGRDQEHPDVAFPLQPPELLNCPTQGESQSLIHGLLNDEIDSFCKQVAAENMSRKPYINWAIKRVTRSLQVLWPRSRTNIFGSSATGLALPSSDVDLVVCLPPVRNLEPIKEAGILEGRNGIKETCLQHAARARYLANQEWVKTDSLKAVENTAIPIIMLVVEVPCDLVCSIQSPKDGPDCITVDQDSNSNTDMVGFEDSAAANSLPTKAGNLANVKCVRLDISFKTPSHTGLQTTQLVKDLTEQFPAATPLALVLKQFLADRTLDQSYSGGLSSYCLVLLITRFLQHEHHLGRSINQNIGRLLMDFLYFFGNVFDPRQMRVSVQGSGIYRNRERGHSIDPIHIDDPLFPTNNVGRNCFRIHQCIKAFSEAYSVLENELTCITSSSDSCEKQLYKLLPKIIPSIISA from the exons ATGGAAAAAAGCCATCGCTCTTCCAAATTCTCGTCTTCCATGGCTCAGAATCAACTTATCGATTCCCTCACATCTCACATCGCCCTCTACCACTCCAATTCTTCTTCCTCCTCCTCGATACCTAATAATCCTAGGTCAGCGATCCTCCGATGGTTCTCTTCTCTGAGCGTCCACCAGCGCCTCTCTCACCTCACCTTCGTGGATCCCAAGTTCGTCAAAATTCTGCTCCAGATGCTCGGCTATATCCGCACCAAGGGCCATGGCTCTTTCATCATCCTCCCAGACCTCCCTTCCCTCGATCTTCCCAGTCTCTGCTTCAAGAAGTCTCGTGGATTGATCTCCCGCGTTGCCCTATCCAACGCCTCCGAGCGTTCCCTTTTCGACTCCACCCGTCTCTTCGGTTCGAAACAAGGGGAAGATTGCTCTTGCTCCCTCGACTCCGTCGTCATGGCCGAGGAGCTTCTTACGAACGTGGATCACTTCGTGGAGACTATGGACGCTCTATCCAATGGCTCCTTCTTGAGAGGGGAAGATACTGATCTCGGCTCCTCGGATTGGGTTGAGCTGGAGTGGCTCAAAGCCAAAGGCTATTATACCATGGAAGCCTTCATCGCTAATAGGTTAGAGGTAAGCTTGAGATTAGCTTGGTTGAACACCTCCAATGGGAAGAAAAGAGGAATGAAACTCAAAGAGAAATTGAACGCTGCTGCTGCGGCTGCTAATGCATACTGGAGGACCAAAGCATGTGCTGACTGGTGGCAGAATCTGGAGGCCGCCACACACAAGAAAATCTGGACCTGCTTGCTCGGCAAGTCGGCAAAATCTGTG ATGTATGAGATTCTTAGAGAAGCAAATCAAGCATCCCAGGAAGAAATGTGGCTCTTCAGTTTTGGTGCAAGGGAATGCCCTTCTGACATACTTTTGGAACATACCTCTCTATCAAGGAGACCTAATGCCATTGCCACTAATCTAAGTGCCTTATACGTGCTTCAAGAATTTGCTTCATTACTCGTCTTATGTCAAAATGGCTTACTTTCAGTACAAAGTGTATTCTTCAGCTCATTGGCTTCTCTCCCAACCTTGGTTGATTGTATATTAAGAAAACTGCGGGGTTTTCTTATGGTAATCTCGGTTGATTCTGTTAAACGTGAGCTTCTTGAAGAATATACTCCAAAGTGTTCCAAAAGTTCGTCTTCCAAGCAGAGTTCTGGTTCAACCAAACGTAAACACAAAGGAAAGTCCGGGAATATGAAAAAGCCAACCCCTGAGGCTAAATCGGATAGAAACATAAATTTGTCCGCCAAG AAAGATCAAGCTAAGTTGGAATCTCACAAAAACAAAGATGCGGTAGAATGCAAGAAAGCTCCTACATCATCAACAATGATCAATTGTTCTAAGGCCTCTGCAGCAAATATG GAAGCTGTCCCAGGATTGGTTGCCGACAAAGGAAGAGCTAAAAAGAAAAGGAGAGACAAGAATAAGAATAAGAATAAAAAGTGTACAAGTTTGGAAAACACCAGGGAAGTGAATGAGTCCGTATTGAATAGTTCAGCCATCGAAAAAGCTCCCGAATGTGAATCAAATTGTACTTCTGCCAATCAGCTTCCTCAGGAGCATATAGATGCTAAGAGTATTGGAGTTAGCTGTGATAGGAATGGTTCAAGGGAAGGTGCATCTGGGAATGATGCAGTTAAATGTGAGAATTCTGGAGAGGAAGAATTGAACGGAAAAGCTGGAACGTGTGTGATTTCATCAGTTTTGACTTCTACAGATTCTGCCGGTACTTCAAGCTGTGATAACGTGAACTCTCAAAAGTCTTGCTGTGCAGGTGAACGTAAAGACATATTGTCATCGTCTAATGGACGATCCAGAACTCTGGAGGAAGGGGAATCCCAGCGGATCCACCATCAGAGAAGAGAAGCAGCAGGCTATGGTATTGCCTCCAGCAGTTCAGAATTTGTTTCTTATGAGTGGCCTGCTATAGCACCCATGTACTTTCCACATCTTAATTCTCACCTTCCAACTGCCACTGATAGACTGCACCTTGATGTTGGTCACAATTTGCATGCATATGTACGCCAACCTTTCGTGTCAACTGTTCATCATGCTAGGAATCTTTCTATTGAAGGTACCCACAAACAAGTTCTTCCTCGACCCATGCCCATGAGTCTAGATTGGCCTCCCATGGTTCATAGCAATTGCGGCTTGACAACAGCATTCGCTTGCAATTATGATTCTGGAATTCTTGTGGACATTCCTGAACAGAAAAATAAGCCCGAGCCAGGGAATGAATGCGAGAATAATTGGATGTTGGAGGAAGATTTTGAGATGCACACTGTTTCTGGAGTAGACTATAATCAATATTTCGGTGGTGGAGTGATGTATTGGAATCCTTCTGAACATCTAGGGACTGGCTTTTCTCGCCCTCCGTCCCTTAGTTCTGATGATAGCTCTTGGGCTTGGCATGAAGCTGAGATGAAGAGGTCGGTTGATGACATGGTTGCGTTTTCGTCTTCTTACAGCGCAAATGGACTAGCTTCTCCAAATTCGGCATCCTTCTGTTCCCCTTTTGATCCCTTAGGCCCGGCAAACCAGCCTCTTGGTTATGTTGTGCCAGGTAATGAGATATCTACTAAAGTACTGCAAGCTCCCCCAACAACAAGTGAAGCTCCTGCAGGTGAAGAGGAGGTCTCTGGAACTTTGACTAGTTTATCTGGGGATGTTGAAGGAAATTCTGGAGACTCTTTTCCTTATCCGATTTTGCGGCCTATCATCATCCCAAATATGTCGAAATCTGAATACAAGCGTAGTTATGATACCAAAAGCCCAAATGTTCCACCTACAAGGCGCGAGCATCCTCGTATAAAGCGACCACCATCACCTGTAGTACTATGTGTTCCACGTGCTCCTCGTCCACCACCACCTTCACCTGTGAGCAACTCCAGAGCACGGCGAGGTTTCCCAACTGTGAGGTCTGGAAGTTCAAGCCCAAGACATTGGGGAATGAGAGGCTGGTTTCATGACGGTGTAAACTGGGAAGAACCTTGTGGAGCGGAGGTTGTTTTACCCTGGAGGAACAAAAGCCTTGCAGTCAGGCCAATCATTCAACCTCTACCTGGGGCCCTCCTTCAAGATCACTTAATTGCAATGTCGCAACTAGGCCGAGACCAAGAGCAT CCTGATGTGGCCTTCCCTTTGCAACCACCCGAGTTATTGAACTGTCCAACGCAAGGGGAATCTCAATCATTGATACACGGTCTTCTGAATGACGAGATAGATTCTTTCTGCAAGCAG GTTGCTGCAGAGAATATGTCCCGCAAACCTTATATCAATTGGGCAATCAAGCGGGTTACCAGATCTCTCCAAGTTCTGTGGCCCAGGTCTAGGACGAACATATTTGGCTCATCTGCAACTGGTTTGGCCCTCCCTTCGAGTGATGTGGACCTTGTGGTTTGTCTTCCTCCAGTGAGAAACTTA GAACCTATCAAAGAGGCAGGAATTTTGGAGGGTCGCAATGGTATAAAGGAGACATGCCTTCAG CATGCAGCCAGAGCCAGGTATCTCGCTAATCAAGAGTGGGTAAAAACTGACTCCCTGAAGGCGGTTGAAAATACAGCT ATACCAATTATCATGCTTGTTGTGGAAGTCCCTTGTGATCTGGTATGCAGTATACAGTCACCAAAAGATGGCCCAGACTGTATCACCGTTGACCAAGACAGCAATAGTAACACTGATATGGTTGGATTTGAAGACTCTGCAGCAGCAAACTCTTTACCGACAAAGGCTGGAAACTTGGCAAATGTAAAATGTGTCCGTCTTGACATCAGTTTCAAAACGCCATCGCATACGGGTCTTCAAACCACACAATTG GTGAAAGATCTGACAGAGCAATTTCCAGCTGCCACACCACTTGCTTTGGTGTTAAAGCAGTTTTTGGCTGATCGTACCCTGGATCAATCATACTCCGGTGGATTAAGCTCTTATTGCCTG GTCTTACTGATTACACGTTTTCTTCAGCATGAGCATCATCTGGGGCGCTCTATCAACCAA AACATTGGGCGGCTTCTAATGGATTTTCTTTACTTTTTTGG TAATGTTTTTGATCCTCGGCAGATGCGTGTCTCAGTGCAAGGAAGTGGTATCTATAGGAATCGGGAGAGGGGTCATAG TATTGATCCGATACACATCGATGACCCTCTTTTTCCAACAAATAATGTCGGGAGAAATTGCTTCCGTATACATCAATGTATTAAG GCATTTTCTGAAGCGTACTCTGTTTTGGAGAATGAGCTCACATGCATTACTAGTTCTAGTGATTCGTGCGAAAAACAGCTATATAAGTTACTTCCAAAAATCATCCCAAGTATCATTTCAGCATAG